ATACAGTGATAAAACGGAAAATTGCCGACATCTGGGGACACGAAGAGTGGAAAATAAAAAAGGCGCGTATTCCGCGCCTTTTCATTATGGCATTCAAATGCCTGTCTCAGCCAGCCAATGCCGAGCCCATCATCCACCGATAGTACTCGTGGAAGTGCAGCATGCCTTCCTCGGTCGGCGACTGGTACGGCCCCACCTCGCTGACGCCCGCCATCCACAAGCCTTGCGCCCTCATGCATGCGATAGCAGATTTCGTCGTCTTCCTTGGCGGTTTCAAAGTAAGCCGCTTGCTCGGCCTCGATGAATTCCGGCTCAACCACACGCGTCTTCCGGATAGTAAAACTCGGTGATCACCGTGCACTTTTCCGGACCGCGCGGAATCACCACGCTCACCACCAGCACATGCGGATACCACTCCACCATGATGTTGGGGTAGTAGGTCAACCAGATGCGCCGAACTCCGGCTGCTGTTCGGCATAGCGGCGCAGCACTTCCTCGTGCCACTTGCCGTATACCTTGGACCGGCGCGCGCCAGGCGGTTTTTCACGCCCACCGTTTGCACGTGGTATTGCTCGCCCCACTCCCACTTCAGATCCGCACAATCGACGAAATTGCCGAGGCCGGGGTGGAAGGGGTCGACTGATAGTCTTCCGAATACACTTCAATAAAGGTCTTCCAGTTGAAGTCGTATTCAGTGGACTGCGTCGAATGAAAGGCATAGCCATCGAAGGTCATGTGCTTGGCGACGCCCAGCTTGGCCAGATCGGCGGCGATATCGCGGCGCGCGTCGAACAACAAGCCGTTCCAGCGGGTCAGCGCGGTCTGATTCAGATTCAGGCATGGCGTTTCCGGGAAGTGCGGCGCGCCCACCAGCTGCCTGCGGCGTCGTAGTCCAGCCGTGCAAGTTGCAGACGATATGATTGCCGTTGCCGCGCCTTTATAAATGATGCCTGTCGATGGCGGCAGACGTTGGAGATCAGCTTGATCTCGCCATCGACGTTTTTAAGCATTTTGCCATGGCCCAGCCAATCCAGCGTGTGATAGTCGCCCGGATTGGGCGTCATCAACTCATGGCCATAGTACTGGGCGCGTCTGCGAACAGCAGCTCCTGCTCCTTGGCGTAGAACGCGGGATCGAAATAGGTATAAACGGGTAGCTGGGCTGCAGATGCTTGAAGCAGTTGAGCAGAAGCCAGATCAACATTATTCCCACACCTCCGTGTAGAAGATATAAGACCAGCCGAATCTCGCTCGGGACGAGTTTGCGGGACTATCAAAAACAATCAATCAAACAAGGCGAAAGCCTCGCTTCACAAGGCCGAATTATGCCTTCGCCCCTCCCCGGGGCAAGCGTTAATTCTTTATGACAATCCCTCGTCAAGCCCGTTTACCGCAAGTTATCGCCTCTCACCCCGATTCCAACAAGCATTCGACACGATAGTTAATCAAAATCAAATACTGCCACTTTTAGTGCGGCGCAACATTAGAAGCCGTTAATTTATAGTGATATACTAGCTCGATATCGTTGCCACACCGACTGTCAGATTTCCGCCCTCGCCCTGCCGCCGCAGGGGGAGCGTCCAGCTCGCCACGCTGCAAAGCCCTGATATGGCAAGACTGCGCTTTATTTCTTCCCCCATGCGGCGCGGCGTAAGGTAAGGCTAGCCAAAAGGCTGCGCATGCCTACCACACGGTAAGGACGCAGGCGCCGAGCCACCGGGCAGAGACGCGCGCGCTGACAGCAAACCGGTGATAACAGCATCGCACTGGATTTTTTCATCGATTTAGTCCGTTTTTTTCAAATTACATGTTCAAAGCTATGAATTCCAGCATCCTCGTCATCAATTGCGCAGCTCCTCCCTGAAATTCGCGCTGATCGACAGCGCCAGCCACGAAGCGGTCATGACCGGCCTGGCTGAGAAACTGGGCCTGGCCGACGCCTGCATCACCTTCAAACACGACGGCGGCAAGCAAACCGCCCTGCTTCCGTCCGGACCACGCCGCGCCATGCACGCCATCATCGAGAAACTGCAGCAAGTGTCGCTGCTGGACAGCGTGAAAGCCATCGCCACCGCGTGGTCATGGCGCGAACACTTCAAGCAATCGGCGCTGCTGGACGAAAACGCCATCAACGAAATCGAACGCTGCATCAAGCTGGCGCCGCTGCACAATCCGGCCCACATTCTGGGCATCCGCACCGCGATCAAGGAATTCCCGAGCCTGCCGCAAGTGGCCGTGTTCGACACTTCCTTCCATCAGACCATGCCGGAAAAGGCTTATCTGTACGCCGTGCCGATGAAGCTGTACCGCGAAAACAGCCTGCGCCGCTACGGCATGCACGCACCAGCTACCGCTTCGTGGCCGAAGAAGCCGCCAAGATGCTGGGCAAGCCGGCCGATGAGACCAGCCTGGTGATCGCCCACCTGGGCAACGGCGCGTCCATCTCCGCCATCCGCAACGGCAAGTGCGCCGACACCTCGATGGCCTGACCCCGCTGGAAGGCCTGGTCATGGGCACCCGCTCCGGCGACATCGACCCCAGCGTATTCGCTACCTGGCCACCGAGCGCGGCATGGACGTGCAGGCCACCACCAATATGCTGAACAAGGAATCGGGCCTGCTGGGCCTGTCCGAGCTGTCCAATGACTGCCGCGAGCTGGAAGAAGCCGCAGCCAAGGCCATGAAGGCGCCAAGCGCGCGCTGGAAGTGTTCGCCTACCGCCTGGCCAAGTACGTCGCCTCGATGAGCGTGGGCGCGGGCCGTCTGGACGCCGTGGTATTCACCGGCGGCATCGGCGAGAACTCGTCCTTCCTGCGCGCCGAAGTGATCAACCAGCTGGGCTTCCTGGGCCTGAAGCTGGACACCGCCGCCAACGAAGCCTGCATCCGCGGCAACGCCGGCCGCATCACCTCCGCAGACTCCGTGCCGGCGCTGGTGATCAACACCAATGAAGAGCTGATGATCGCCATGGACACCGCGAACTGGCCGGTCTGGCCAAGTAAGGAAGGCGCGCGATCATGCAGACATTCTTTCTCGCCCCCACCGGCTTCAACGCCGGACTGACCTCGGTCACCCTGGGCGCCATCCGTTCGCTGGAGCAGGCTGGCCTGCGCGTGGGCTTCGTCAAGCCCATCGCCCAGGACACCAAGGACGGCGAAGCCGAGCGCTCCACCCACTTCGCCCACGCCATCTGCCGCCTGAACCCGCCGCAGCCTATCAGCATGGAGCGCGTCGAGCACCTGCTGTCGCAAGGCCAGGTGGACCAGTTGATGGAAGAGGTCGTCAGCCTGTTCCAGCAAGCCTCGCAAAATGTGGACGTGGTGATCGTGGAAGGCCTGGTGCCGGACCAGAAACAGGTGTTCTCCACCTTCCTCAACACCAAGATCGCCCGCAACCTGCAGGCGCAGACCATCCTGGTCAGCTCTGTGAAGGATCTGGGCGCGGCTGAAATCGGCCGAACAACTGGAAATGAACATCCAGGCCTTCGGCGCGCAAACCGTGTCGGCTACATCCTCAACCACGTGCTGCCTAGCGCCGATCGCGCCGAACTGGCGCGCCGAGGTGCAGCAATCCGGCAATCTGAAAAAGGCCGGCCTGCGCTCTTGGCGTGATTCCGTATCAGCCGGAGCTGCTGGCCCCGCGCACGGAAGACGTGGCTCGCTACCTGAACGCCAATGTGGTGCATGCCGGCCAACAAGCCAGCCGCCGCGTGCGCAATATGGTGGTGGCCGCCCGCACCGCGCCGAACATCGTCAACCTGCTGAAGCCGGGCGCGCTGATCATCACCCCGGGCGAACGCGAAGACGTGGTGATGGCCACCTCGATGGCCGCCATGAACGGCGTGCCGCTGGCCGGCCTGCTGCTGACCTGCGACTCCCAGCCGGACCCGCGCATCCAGCAGCTGTGCCAGCAAGCCTTCACCGGCGGCCTGCCGGTGCTGGCCACCTCGCTGAACTCGATGGAAACCGCCAGCGCGCTGAACGCAATGAGCCATCAGGTGCCGTCCGACGACTTGGAGCGCATGGGCAAGGTGATCGAGCACGTCGCCGAGTTCCTGGACGTGTCCACGCTGAAGCAAAGCGTGGGCGAGCCGCGCGAACTGCGCCTGCCGCCGCCGGCCTTCCGCTTCCAGCTGATGGAAAAGGCCCGCAAGGCCAACAAGCGCATCGTGCTGCCGGAAGGCAATGAGCCGCGCACCATCCAGGCCGCCGCATCTGCCAGAAAAAAGGCATCGCCCGCTGCGTGCTGCTGGGCAACCGCGCCGAAATCCTGCAAGTGGCCGAGACCCAGGGCGTGACGCTGCCGGAGTCGGTGGAAATCCTGGATCCGAACGAAATCCGCGGCCAGTACGTGGCGCCTATGGTCGAGCTGCGCAAGGGCAAGGGCCTGAACGAGCCGATGGCCCTGGCGCAACTGGAAGACACCGTGGTGCTGGGCACCATGATGCTGGCGATGAACGAAGTGGACGGCCTGGTTTCCGGCGCCGTGCACACCACCGCCAACACTATCCGTCCGGCGCTGCAGCTGATCAAGACCGCCCCGGCTCCAGCATCGTGTCCTCGGTGTTCTTCATGCTGATGCCGGAACAGGTCTACGTGTACGGCGACTGCGCCGTAAACCCGGACCCGACCGCTGAACAGCTGGCCGACATCGCCATCCAGTCCGCCGATTCGGCCGTCGCCTTCGGCATCACCCCGCGCGTGGCGATGATCTCCTACTCCACCGGTTCTTCCGGCAGCGGCAGCGACGTGGAAAAAGTGCGCGAAGCCACCCGCATCGCCCAGGAGAAGCGCCCGGATCTGCTGATCGACGGCCCGATGCAGTACGACGCCGCCTCGGTGGAATCCGTCGGCCGCCAAAAGGCCCCGGACAGCCAGGTAGCCGGCCGCGCCACCGTATTCGTGTTCCCGGACCTGAACACCGGCAACACCACCTACAAGGCGGTGCAGCGCTCCGCCAACGTGGTGTCGGTGGGCCCGATGCTGCAAGGCCTGCGCAAGCCGGTCAACGACCTGTCGCGCGGCGCGCTGGTGGACGACATCGTCTACACCATCGCCCTGACCGCGCTGCAAGCGGAACAGACTCCGGCTCGCTAAGACCAATGCTGGAACGCATCGAAACGGCTCCCCTGCGGAGCCGTTTTTTTTGCAAGTTCCTACTATGAATCGACAAACCAACAAGCCTTCTTCGCTGCCGCTACGCGCAGCATGGCCAAAATCTTCAATCGAGGTTTGAAAATGGAAAACCGCTCAACCCTCCACACAGAATCAGGCGTGCGTCTGCGCCGCGTTTCCAATCGCCCAGGCCGACACAACTGGCTGTTGCTGCCAGGAGGCCCTGGATTAGGCTCTGAGAGCTTGGCTTCGCTGGCCTCTTGCCTGGACGTTGACGGCGCGGTCTGGCTGGTGGACCTGCCCGGAGACGGCAACAACACCGGCCAGCCGGAAGATTATCAGCGCTGGCCAGGCGTCATCAGAGAAGCGGCCCGCGCCCTTCCCCACTGCGTATTCGTGGGCCATTCCACCGGCGGGATGTATTTGCTGTCGACGCCTGAGCTTGAGCCCCTGCTGCAAGGCATGGTGCTGATCAGCTCCGCGCCCGATGCCCGCTGGCAAGCGCGCTTCGCCCGCACCAGCGAGCAGCATCCGCTTCCCGAGGTTGGCCAGGCTTTCGAGGCCTACTCGCAAAATCCTAGCGCCGAAACGCTTAAGCGGCTGACACTAGCCGCCGCGCCCTGGAACTTCTCTCCGGCGTCGCTCGCCAGCGGGCGCGCCATGCTGGAAACCTTGTCATACAATGTGGCAGCCATGAAGTGGTCCGGCCAACATTTCGATGCGGAATACCAAGCCCGCTGGTGGCCGTCCCAGCTGCCGGTGCTGATTCTTTCCGGAAGCGAGGACCGGATCGTCGATCAGTCGCTATGGCAAGACAGCGCCTACCAAGGCGCCAATGTGCGCCACGCGCTAATCGAGGGCGCAGAGCACTTCCCGTGGTTTGAAGCGCCAGGCCAAGTCGCGGCGGAGTTTACCCAGTTCGCGCAGCGATTGACTTAATCCCTCCACCCCCTCCAAAAAAAGAAACCCCGCCTTGCAAGCAAGAGCGGGGCAACCATTGGGCGCAAAGCGTCGAAATGCGCCTATGCCAACATCTCCAACAACCGCTTGGCCACGCCGCCCGCGGCGTGATGGCCGATAACCGTCGCGCTCGGCACCCGCTGAAGCAAGCCCGGATGGGCATTGGCCATGATGTGGGGCATGCCGGCCAGGCTCAGCATCTCGGCGTCGTTCAGGTTGTCGCCGAAGGCGGCGCAGTCCTCGGCCTTCACGCCCAGATGCTTGAGCAGCAGAGCCAGCGCGCTGCCCTTGTTGACGCCCGGCGCCATCACCTCCAGATAGCAGATGTGGGAATAGGTCATGGACACCTCGTCGCCGAAATCGCGCGCGATGTCCCGCTCCACCTCTTTGAGCTGCTCGGGCGTGCCGCAATAAATCACCTTGGACACGTCATCGGCGGCGAAACTGGCCAGATCATCTATCTCCGTCACCTGGCCGGTGTAATGGCTATATTCGCGCTTGCTGTGGTAAGCCATGATGCAGTCGTCGCGATACACGCCCAACTCCGTATCCCTCACCAGCTCAGGCCGCAGCAAACGGCTGATCAGATCCTGGGACAGACGCGATTGAAACAACAGGCTGCCGTCGGCCAGATGCACGCGCGCGCCGTTGGCGCTGATCACCGGCACCGCCGGCAAATCGTCCGGCCACAGTTTGCGCACCTGACGCTCGTGCCGACCGGTCGCCACCGCCATGGCGATGCCCTTGGCCGCCACTTGCCGCAAGGCGGCGTACGTTTCCGGCGCCAATTGCGAGTTTTCGTTCAACAGCGTGCCATCCAGATCGGAAACCATCAGTTTCATTGCGTCCACTCCTATTGCAGAACAAGCATCATTATGCACAACCATGCAAGAACATGCACGAAATCTTTGACCAACCAGGCATAATCGTGCAACATCCGCGCATTCCCGCTTAGAGCCCACATCATGCGCAAAGAACGCCAACCCGCCTCCGGCCTGCCCTCGGACCGCCATCAATACATCCGCCAGCAACTGCTGCAGCATGGCCGGGTGCTGGCCGGCGAATTGGCCGCTACCCTGGGCGTGTCAGAGGATTCGATCCGCCGCGATCTGCGCGAACTGGCCGCCAACGGCGTATGCCAACGGGTATACGGCGGCGCCATCGCGCTGCGCCCCATCGACACCAGCTTTGAGCAGCGCCGCCACGAACACCCTGTCCGCAAGGCCCGCCTGGCCGCCACCGCGGTGCGCCAGCTGCGGCCCGGCCAATTCGTGTTCCTTGACGGCGGCACCACCAATCTGGAAATCGCCCGCGCCCTGCCCGCCGACCTGCCGCTGACCGTGGCCACCAACGCCATTCCCATCGCTGCGGAGCTGTTCGGCAAGAAACAACTGGAAGTGCTGGTGCTGGGCGGCAGCCTCAACCACAAAAGCGGCGACACCGCCGGCACCATAGCCACCCGCATGCTGCAATCCATGCATCCCGACATTTGCTTCCTCGGCACTTGCTCGGTGGACCGCGAGCTGGGCGTCGGCACCGTCATGGCGGAAGAGGCGGCCTTCAAGCGCATGCTGGTGGAGCAGTGCGGCCAAACCATCCTGGCCGTCACCAATGAAAAGCTGGATACCGCCTCCCCTTTCGCTGTGGCGCCGCTGGGCGACATCGGCCTGTTGATCGCCGAGCCGGACGCCGATCCGGTCAGACTGTCGCA
The Chromobacterium sp. IIBBL 290-4 DNA segment above includes these coding regions:
- a CDS encoding AAA family ATPase, translated to MQTFFLAPTGFNAGLTSVTLGAIRSLEQAGLRVGFVKPIAQDTKDGEAERSTHFAHAICRLNPPQPISMERVEHLLSQGQVDQLMEEVVSLFQQASQNVDVVIVEGLVPDQKQVFSTFLNTKIARNLQAQTILVSSVKDLGAAEIGRTTGNEHPGLRRANRVGYILNHVLPSADRAELARRGAAIRQSEKGRPALLA
- a CDS encoding alpha/beta fold hydrolase; translation: MENRSTLHTESGVRLRRVSNRPGRHNWLLLPGGPGLGSESLASLASCLDVDGAVWLVDLPGDGNNTGQPEDYQRWPGVIREAARALPHCVFVGHSTGGMYLLSTPELEPLLQGMVLISSAPDARWQARFARTSEQHPLPEVGQAFEAYSQNPSAETLKRLTLAAAPWNFSPASLASGRAMLETLSYNVAAMKWSGQHFDAEYQARWWPSQLPVLILSGSEDRIVDQSLWQDSAYQGANVRHALIEGAEHFPWFEAPGQVAAEFTQFAQRLT
- a CDS encoding HAD family hydrolase; amino-acid sequence: MKLMVSDLDGTLLNENSQLAPETYAALRQVAAKGIAMAVATGRHERQVRKLWPDDLPAVPVISANGARVHLADGSLLFQSRLSQDLISRLLRPELVRDTELGVYRDDCIMAYHSKREYSHYTGQVTEIDDLASFAADDVSKVIYCGTPEQLKEVERDIARDFGDEVSMTYSHICYLEVMAPGVNKGSALALLLKHLGVKAEDCAAFGDNLNDAEMLSLAGMPHIMANAHPGLLQRVPSATVIGHHAAGGVAKRLLEMLA
- a CDS encoding DeoR/GlpR family DNA-binding transcription regulator, translating into MRKERQPASGLPSDRHQYIRQQLLQHGRVLAGELAATLGVSEDSIRRDLRELAANGVCQRVYGGAIALRPIDTSFEQRRHEHPVRKARLAATAVRQLRPGQFVFLDGGTTNLEIARALPADLPLTVATNAIPIAAELFGKKQLEVLVLGGSLNHKSGDTAGTIATRMLQSMHPDICFLGTCSVDRELGVGTVMAEEAAFKRMLVEQCGQTILAVTNEKLDTASPFAVAPLGDIGLLIAEPDADPVRLSHLSAGGVPVLLAD